A region from the Desulfuromonadaceae bacterium genome encodes:
- a CDS encoding 2-oxoacid:acceptor oxidoreductase family protein — protein MAERYEIRFSGAGGQGLITAGIILAEAASIIESKYAVQSQSYGPEARGGASKSEVIISDSPIDYPKATIVDACLAMTQVAADKYANGIKSGGLLLIDEDFVKNIPQGDFKVLKMAIVRTAKEEIGREIVANVVALGAMIALTDVVSRESGEKAVLAKVPEAFLDLNKKAYNLGYDKIKTLMN, from the coding sequence ATGGCTGAAAGATACGAAATTCGATTTTCCGGTGCGGGTGGTCAGGGTCTGATTACCGCCGGAATCATTCTTGCTGAGGCTGCTTCGATCATTGAGTCGAAATATGCGGTCCAATCGCAAAGCTACGGTCCTGAGGCCCGTGGTGGCGCATCAAAGTCGGAAGTTATCATTTCTGATAGTCCGATTGATTATCCGAAGGCGACGATTGTCGATGCCTGTCTGGCAATGACCCAAGTAGCTGCTGACAAGTATGCTAACGGGATTAAATCCGGCGGTCTGTTGCTGATTGACGAGGATTTTGTTAAAAATATTCCGCAAGGCGACTTCAAAGTCTTGAAGATGGCAATTGTTCGGACGGCTAAAGAAGAAATTGGTCGTGAAATCGTCGCCAACGTCGTTGCGTTGGGTGCGATGATTGCCCTGACCGACGTTGTTTCCCGCGAATCGGGAGAAAAAGCGGTTCTTGCCAAGGTTCCGGAAGCATTTCTCGACCTGAACAAAAAAGCCTACAATCTCGGCTATGACAAGATCAAAACGCTGATGAACTGA
- a CDS encoding NADP-dependent isocitrate dehydrogenase translates to MAKIIWTKIDEAPALATYALLPIVQAFCKGTGVDVETMDISLPSRILANFPENLTAAQKVADNLAALGELVQKSEANIIKLPNISASVPQLQAAIAELQAKGYKIPDYPEEPKNDAEKALQARFAKCLGSAVNPVLREGNSDRRAAASVKKFAQKNPHRMMQPWPAPGTSKCRVAHMDADDFYGTETSVTLDKATDVKFEFVGADGAVTVLKDKLSLQTGEVLDSSVMHVAALRDFYRATIAEAKEKGVLLSLHLKATMMKISDPIMFGHAVSIYFKTALDKHAESIKEIGANINFGIGDVLSKLNRLPAAKQAEIEADINACYVEMPALAMVDSRKNITNLHVPNDVIIDASMPNVVRDGGRMWNRQDELQDTIAMIPDRCYATIYREIIKDCNINGQFDPSTMGSVANVGLMAQKAEEYGSHDKTFQAPAAGTIRIVTFAGETLLEQQVAEGDIFRACQAKDAPIKDWVKLAVTRAKASGEPVVFWLDENRAHDAQIIKKVNKYLPEFDVAGLDISIMAPQDAMNFSIKRVRRGENTISATGNALRDYLTDLFPILELGTSARMLSIVPLLAGGGLFETGAGGSAPKHVEQFLREGHIRWDSLGEYCALVPSLEQAAAADNNPKAAILAETLDAGIGQYLENQKLPSRKVREIDNRGASFYLALYWAEALAAQNKDADLKSRFTGVAAELRKNVKKIDAELIDCQGSPVDIGGYFYPDPVKADKAMRPSATLNAIIDAM, encoded by the coding sequence ATGGCAAAAATTATCTGGACCAAAATTGATGAAGCACCAGCCTTGGCGACTTACGCTTTACTGCCGATCGTTCAGGCGTTCTGCAAAGGCACCGGCGTAGATGTCGAGACCATGGACATTTCGCTGCCAAGTCGGATCCTGGCGAACTTTCCGGAGAATTTGACCGCAGCGCAGAAGGTTGCCGATAACCTGGCGGCTCTGGGTGAGCTGGTGCAGAAGTCGGAAGCCAACATTATTAAATTGCCGAACATCAGTGCGTCGGTTCCTCAATTGCAAGCAGCAATCGCCGAGCTTCAGGCAAAGGGGTACAAAATCCCTGATTATCCCGAAGAACCGAAAAATGATGCAGAAAAAGCACTGCAAGCGCGTTTTGCCAAGTGTCTTGGCTCCGCTGTTAACCCGGTTCTGCGTGAGGGTAACTCTGATCGTCGCGCGGCGGCTTCGGTTAAAAAATTCGCCCAGAAGAACCCGCACCGCATGATGCAACCGTGGCCCGCGCCCGGCACCTCCAAGTGTCGCGTTGCCCACATGGACGCTGACGATTTTTATGGGACTGAGACATCAGTTACACTGGACAAAGCAACTGACGTGAAATTCGAATTCGTCGGTGCTGATGGTGCTGTTACTGTTCTTAAAGACAAGCTGTCCTTGCAAACAGGTGAAGTTCTTGATTCATCTGTCATGCATGTTGCTGCTCTGCGTGATTTCTACCGCGCAACAATCGCAGAAGCCAAAGAGAAAGGCGTTCTTCTTTCTCTGCACCTTAAAGCAACAATGATGAAAATTTCTGATCCAATCATGTTTGGTCATGCCGTTTCAATCTATTTCAAGACCGCTCTCGATAAGCACGCAGAATCTATTAAAGAAATTGGTGCTAACATCAACTTCGGTATCGGCGATGTGTTGTCAAAGCTGAATCGGCTTCCGGCCGCCAAACAGGCTGAAATTGAAGCAGATATCAATGCCTGTTACGTTGAGATGCCCGCTCTGGCGATGGTTGACTCGCGTAAGAACATCACCAACCTGCATGTTCCTAATGACGTTATTATCGATGCTTCGATGCCGAACGTTGTGCGTGATGGGGGACGGATGTGGAATCGGCAGGACGAACTGCAAGATACCATCGCGATGATTCCTGACCGTTGTTATGCAACTATTTATCGTGAAATTATTAAAGACTGTAACATTAACGGCCAGTTTGATCCCTCCACCATGGGGAGTGTTGCCAACGTTGGTCTGATGGCTCAAAAAGCTGAAGAGTACGGATCCCATGACAAAACCTTCCAGGCCCCTGCCGCAGGTACGATTCGTATCGTCACCTTCGCTGGTGAGACATTGCTTGAGCAGCAAGTTGCTGAAGGCGATATTTTCCGCGCTTGTCAGGCGAAAGACGCACCGATCAAGGACTGGGTCAAGTTGGCAGTAACCCGTGCGAAAGCTTCCGGTGAGCCGGTCGTTTTCTGGCTCGATGAAAACCGTGCACATGATGCACAAATCATCAAGAAGGTTAACAAGTATCTCCCTGAGTTTGATGTTGCCGGTTTGGATATCAGCATTATGGCACCACAAGATGCGATGAACTTCTCCATTAAGCGGGTTCGTAGGGGTGAGAACACTATTTCGGCAACCGGCAACGCGCTACGGGATTACCTGACCGACCTGTTCCCGATCCTCGAACTGGGGACCTCGGCCCGCATGCTCTCCATCGTTCCTTTGCTGGCTGGTGGTGGTCTGTTCGAGACCGGTGCAGGTGGTTCTGCTCCGAAGCATGTTGAGCAGTTCCTCAGAGAAGGCCACATCCGCTGGGACTCTCTCGGCGAGTACTGCGCCCTGGTTCCGTCTCTGGAACAGGCTGCTGCAGCCGACAATAACCCGAAGGCTGCAATCCTCGCCGAGACCCTCGACGCCGGAATTGGCCAGTATCTTGAGAACCAGAAACTGCCGTCGCGTAAGGTCAGGGAAATTGACAATCGCGGAGCCAGTTTCTACCTGGCTCTCTACTGGGCAGAGGCTCTCGCTGCCCAAAACAAGGACGCTGATCTTAAGTCCCGTTTCACCGGAGTTGCCGCTGAGCTCAGAAAGAACGTCAAAAAGATCGATGCTGAACTGATCGACTGCCAGGGTTCCCCGGTTGACATCGGCGGGTACTTCTATCCCGATCCTGTTAAAGCTGACAAGGCGATGCGCCCGAGCGCGACCTTGAACGCAATAATCGACGCCATGTAA
- the cas3 gene encoding CRISPR-associated helicase Cas3', giving the protein MEDLLKVKSFYSYWGKTAEDGSYHLLPYHCLDVAAVGRVLLSKDAVLRRKFATIMGLDELMCTRWMVLFLAFHDVGKFSESFQNLQPALLKKLQTITSTKQYTARHDSLGNLFLKSAFENENLAFPLNESFDNWQDVTMSIVRAYTGHHGVPPQMRGINGLPLNFSSYFGESDSAVAEQFAREVGLLICGPPEEYILPSPVELEERMKKASWLMAGFAVLCDWIGSNNTWFPFCEEMMPLSDYWITRAIPQAEQAIREAGINTGMPISELSGFSGLFPKIAVPTPLQTFVDHCPIGNSPQLFILEDVTGSGKTEAALLLSGRLMTAGCGNGFFVALPTMATSNAMYDRMIEVYQRLFTKGTSPSIVLAHGARHLSETFMTSVAGHSAASLDEESASAQCSAWLADNRKKALLAEVGVGTLDQALLAVLPARFQSLRLFGLASHILIVDEVHAYDPYMNKLLQNLLAFHAALGGSAILLSATLPTHIRRDFIAAFARGCDVQQKPVLSSCAYPLATAYSKEAGIQERPIEATPQRRCRVAVDLVADESGVICQIVEAANKGWCVCWIRNTVHDALHGYTQLKDRLAKDSLMLFHARFAMGDRLDIESAVTSAFGRTSSAHERSGKVLIATQVVEQSLDLDFDLLVTDLAPMDLLIQRAGRLHRHPRDAQGNQLAEGPDRRESPRLIIHGPLPDDNVADHWYKAAFPKAAFVYPSHGCLWLTAKLLAEKKELKMPDDARELIEAAFLESADRIPVPLQQRDIQADSKWQADKSLAHINMLKLEEGYEATVNQWREDMKTPTRLGEMVTTVRLARWDGTCLTPWYSHGRFSWDMSQVSIRCGLVNEEITHVGGLGDAVARLKEQLPDKGKWTVFVPLQRGDDGRWHGVAMNKSQEIMTLEYDPLTGVTVTKKEG; this is encoded by the coding sequence GTGGAGGATTTATTAAAAGTGAAGTCGTTTTATAGCTACTGGGGCAAGACAGCAGAGGACGGGAGTTATCATCTGCTGCCCTATCACTGCCTGGACGTGGCGGCGGTTGGTCGTGTACTCCTATCGAAGGATGCTGTATTGCGACGCAAATTTGCGACCATTATGGGTCTCGATGAATTAATGTGCACTCGCTGGATGGTTCTGTTCCTGGCTTTTCACGACGTAGGTAAATTCTCTGAAAGTTTTCAAAATCTTCAACCAGCCCTATTGAAGAAACTACAAACTATTACCAGCACTAAGCAATACACAGCACGCCATGACAGCCTCGGTAATCTTTTTCTTAAATCTGCCTTTGAGAACGAAAACCTCGCATTCCCCTTAAATGAGTCATTCGACAATTGGCAAGATGTCACTATGTCAATTGTTAGAGCATATACCGGTCATCACGGCGTACCGCCGCAGATGAGAGGGATAAACGGCTTGCCCTTGAATTTTTCCAGTTACTTTGGCGAAAGTGATTCCGCCGTCGCAGAACAGTTTGCTCGCGAAGTTGGCTTACTGATTTGCGGCCCCCCCGAAGAATATATACTTCCATCACCGGTTGAACTTGAAGAACGGATGAAAAAAGCATCATGGCTGATGGCCGGTTTTGCTGTACTCTGCGACTGGATCGGATCGAACAACACTTGGTTCCCATTCTGCGAAGAAATGATGCCACTTAGTGATTACTGGATAACTCGCGCCATTCCGCAAGCCGAGCAGGCTATTCGTGAAGCGGGGATCAATACCGGAATGCCAATATCTGAACTGTCCGGGTTTTCGGGACTATTCCCGAAAATAGCTGTTCCAACACCATTGCAGACGTTTGTCGACCACTGTCCGATTGGAAATTCGCCTCAACTTTTCATCCTTGAAGATGTCACCGGTTCCGGCAAGACAGAGGCGGCGCTGCTTCTGTCTGGGCGGTTGATGACTGCCGGGTGCGGGAACGGCTTTTTTGTAGCGCTGCCGACCATGGCAACTTCCAATGCCATGTATGACCGCATGATCGAAGTCTACCAGCGGCTGTTTACCAAGGGGACATCTCCCTCGATTGTGCTGGCCCACGGCGCACGCCATCTCTCAGAAACCTTCATGACCTCGGTTGCCGGACACAGTGCTGCTTCATTAGATGAAGAATCAGCTTCCGCTCAATGCTCAGCATGGTTGGCGGACAATCGTAAAAAGGCACTCTTAGCGGAGGTGGGTGTGGGCACACTTGATCAGGCACTGCTGGCGGTGTTACCGGCCCGTTTCCAGTCCTTGCGGCTCTTCGGTCTGGCGAGCCATATCCTGATCGTAGACGAGGTCCATGCCTACGACCCGTACATGAACAAGTTGCTGCAAAACTTGCTGGCCTTCCATGCCGCCCTTGGTGGTAGCGCAATTTTGCTTTCGGCGACATTGCCGACACATATCAGACGTGATTTCATTGCTGCCTTTGCCCGTGGTTGTGATGTCCAACAGAAACCAGTGCTATCAAGCTGTGCTTATCCTCTGGCAACCGCCTATAGCAAGGAAGCTGGGATACAGGAAAGACCGATTGAAGCCACACCTCAACGCCGCTGTCGTGTGGCGGTAGACCTTGTTGCTGATGAATCAGGAGTGATATGTCAGATTGTGGAAGCGGCAAACAAGGGCTGGTGCGTCTGCTGGATTAGAAACACCGTGCATGACGCGCTGCACGGCTATACACAGTTAAAGGATCGGCTGGCGAAAGATAGTTTGATGCTGTTCCATGCCCGTTTTGCTATGGGTGATCGTCTGGATATTGAGAGTGCCGTTACCTCGGCTTTTGGCAGGACGAGTTCAGCACACGAGCGAAGCGGCAAGGTGCTGATCGCGACACAAGTCGTTGAACAATCACTTGATTTGGACTTCGACTTGTTGGTTACTGATTTGGCTCCTATGGATCTGCTGATTCAGCGTGCCGGTCGGCTTCATCGACACCCGCGTGATGCACAAGGAAATCAGTTGGCAGAAGGACCAGACAGACGGGAGTCTCCCCGCCTGATTATTCATGGCCCGCTTCCCGATGATAATGTTGCTGACCACTGGTATAAAGCGGCGTTTCCTAAGGCAGCTTTCGTCTATCCAAGCCATGGTTGTCTTTGGTTGACAGCTAAACTTTTGGCAGAAAAAAAAGAGCTAAAGATGCCGGATGATGCACGGGAGTTGATTGAGGCGGCATTTTTAGAGAGCGCAGATAGAATTCCCGTGCCGCTACAGCAACGTGATATTCAAGCTGATTCTAAATGGCAGGCGGATAAGTCCCTCGCTCATATCAACATGCTCAAGCTGGAGGAGGGATACGAAGCTACCGTAAACCAGTGGCGGGAAGACATGAAAACCCCGACTCGGTTGGGCGAGATGGTCACCACAGTACGCTTGGCTCGATGGGATGGCACGTGTTTGACCCCTTGGTATTCTCACGGAAGATTTTCGTGGGACATGAGTCAGGTGAGTATCCGATGTGGTTTGGTTAATGAAGAAATTACGCATGTTGGTGGTCTGGGCGACGCTGTTGCTCGTTTAAAAGAGCAGTTACCGGACAAAGGTAAGTGGACGGTTTTTGTTCCACTTCAACGCGGTGATGATGGGCGTTGGCATGGTGTGGCAATGAACAAAAGCCAGGAAATTATGACCCTGGAATATGACCCCCTGACTGGAGTCACGGTCACAAAGAAGGAGGGATAG
- a CDS encoding 2-oxoacid:acceptor oxidoreductase subunit alpha, with protein sequence MAKKVALMQGNEACAQGALYAGCSFFAGYPITPSTEVAEVMSIELPKIGGKFIQMEDEIAAIAALIGASLTGAKVLDSTSGPGMSLKQELIGYACIAEVPCVIVNVQRGGPSTGMPTGPGQSDMQQAMWGTHGDHAAIVLTPASCQEIYEETVRAFNLAEKYRMPVQIQIDEICAHMRERVQFAEPGEMEVINREAPSVAVEDYKPYDASKGLIPPLAAFGSGYRYHVTGLNKAEDGFPTTKAELVDAEERRQIDKVMLNLADILKNEEYLLEDAEIVLFAYGSTSRSARYAVNELRKEGVKAGMFRPLTMWPFPDARVAELAVQAKAIICPEMNLGQMVREVERVAKGNCEVAHIGRVDGEPINPGQIIDKVKEVL encoded by the coding sequence GTGGCTAAAAAAGTAGCTCTTATGCAGGGCAACGAGGCGTGTGCTCAAGGCGCACTCTATGCTGGCTGTAGTTTCTTTGCTGGTTATCCGATAACCCCGTCAACCGAGGTTGCCGAGGTTATGTCGATTGAGCTCCCGAAGATCGGCGGTAAATTTATTCAGATGGAAGACGAAATTGCCGCAATCGCTGCCCTGATCGGTGCTTCATTGACCGGGGCCAAGGTGCTTGATTCAACGTCCGGCCCAGGGATGTCCCTTAAGCAGGAACTCATCGGCTATGCCTGCATTGCCGAAGTCCCTTGTGTCATTGTCAATGTTCAGCGTGGTGGCCCGTCAACCGGGATGCCGACTGGTCCTGGCCAGTCTGATATGCAGCAGGCCATGTGGGGCACGCACGGTGATCATGCCGCAATTGTTCTGACTCCGGCTTCTTGTCAGGAAATTTACGAAGAGACAGTCCGAGCCTTTAATCTGGCTGAAAAATATCGTATGCCTGTACAGATTCAGATCGATGAAATTTGCGCGCATATGCGCGAGCGTGTTCAATTCGCCGAGCCTGGCGAAATGGAAGTTATCAATCGCGAAGCCCCATCCGTTGCTGTCGAAGACTACAAGCCCTATGACGCCAGTAAAGGGCTGATTCCCCCTTTAGCCGCTTTTGGTAGCGGCTATCGTTATCATGTGACCGGCCTGAATAAAGCAGAAGATGGCTTCCCGACGACCAAGGCTGAGTTGGTTGATGCTGAAGAACGTCGTCAGATCGACAAGGTCATGTTGAATTTAGCTGATATTCTGAAAAATGAAGAGTATTTGCTTGAAGATGCAGAGATCGTGCTCTTTGCCTATGGCTCAACAAGCCGCAGTGCGCGTTATGCCGTCAACGAACTACGGAAGGAAGGTGTCAAGGCCGGAATGTTTCGTCCGCTGACCATGTGGCCTTTCCCCGATGCACGGGTTGCCGAGCTGGCGGTACAAGCCAAGGCGATTATCTGCCCGGAAATGAATCTGGGACAGATGGTGCGTGAAGTTGAGCGTGTCGCCAAAGGAAATTGTGAAGTGGCCCATATCGGGCGTGTCGATGGTGAGCCGATTAATCCCGGCCAGATCATCGACAAGGTCAAGGAGGTTCTCTAA
- a CDS encoding 2-oxoacid:ferredoxin oxidoreductase subunit beta, with protein sequence MAYDYEKSIRPGKLPHIWCPGCGHGIVMKGLIRAMDTCELDRDNTAIVSGIGCASRLPGYLDCCTLHTAHGRAAAFATGVKMAKPDMNVIVCGGDGDGTAIGGNHFIHACRRNIDLTYVIMNNLIYGMTGGQFSPCTPTGAMASTTPYGNPDPVFDISKLAIGAGATFVARTTAFHATQIDKLIAEGIKHKGMAIIEVLDDCPTTYGRRNKFRSVTDMMKRLKDMAVPVAAASKMTAEQLEGKVLTGVLYKEERPEYTAQYANVIKKAQGA encoded by the coding sequence ATGGCTTACGATTACGAAAAATCTATCCGCCCCGGCAAGTTGCCTCATATCTGGTGCCCAGGCTGTGGCCATGGAATCGTTATGAAAGGTCTGATCCGGGCCATGGATACCTGTGAACTTGACCGAGATAATACGGCAATTGTCTCCGGTATCGGTTGCGCCAGCCGCCTTCCCGGTTATCTCGATTGCTGTACCCTGCACACCGCACACGGTCGTGCTGCCGCATTTGCGACCGGTGTTAAAATGGCCAAACCTGACATGAATGTTATTGTCTGCGGCGGTGATGGTGACGGTACCGCTATTGGCGGCAACCACTTTATCCACGCCTGTCGCCGTAACATCGACCTGACCTATGTCATAATGAACAATTTAATCTACGGCATGACCGGTGGTCAGTTTTCGCCGTGTACCCCGACCGGTGCCATGGCTTCGACCACCCCCTATGGTAACCCTGATCCGGTCTTCGATATCAGTAAGTTGGCAATCGGTGCCGGTGCAACATTTGTTGCCCGGACTACGGCGTTCCATGCGACCCAGATCGATAAGCTGATTGCTGAAGGGATTAAACATAAGGGGATGGCGATCATTGAAGTCCTTGATGATTGTCCGACCACCTATGGTCGTCGTAACAAGTTTCGCTCTGTTACGGACATGATGAAGCGTCTTAAGGACATGGCGGTTCCTGTTGCTGCAGCCTCAAAAATGACAGCTGAGCAACTTGAAGGCAAGGTATTGACTGGCGTTCTTTATAAAGAAGAGCGTCCTGAGTACACTGCCCAGTACGCCAACGTCATCAAAAAGGCGCAAGGCGCCTGA
- the mdh gene encoding malate dehydrogenase produces the protein MARSKIALIGGGQIGGVLAQLAALRELGDVVLFDIVEDMPQGKTLDIAEASPVDGFDVSVTGTNSYKDIAGADVVIVTAGLPRKPGMSRDDLIEVNSKIMTSVAEGIRDNAPNAFVIVISNPLDAMVTLCQKVTGFPPERVMGQAGVLDSARFVSFIAWELGVSIKDVTAMTLGGHGDTMVPLVRYASVQGIPVMELLEQKYGSAAKAQEVMDAMVARTKDAGGEVVRLLKTGSAFYSPASSAIAMASAILKDQKRVLPVCALLQGEFGVNGFYVGVPCVLGAGGVEKILEFKLDATEQAQFDHSVAAVKELVGSMNL, from the coding sequence ATGGCTAGATCTAAAATTGCTCTGATCGGTGGTGGACAGATTGGTGGCGTTCTTGCTCAACTGGCGGCTCTGCGCGAGTTGGGAGACGTTGTTTTATTCGATATCGTCGAGGATATGCCGCAGGGCAAAACTCTCGACATCGCCGAGGCGTCTCCGGTCGACGGTTTTGATGTCAGTGTGACCGGAACCAACAGCTACAAAGACATCGCCGGAGCTGATGTTGTTATCGTCACCGCCGGACTGCCGCGTAAACCGGGGATGAGCCGTGATGACCTGATCGAGGTCAATTCCAAGATCATGACTTCCGTCGCCGAAGGAATTCGTGACAATGCACCGAATGCTTTCGTCATTGTTATTTCCAATCCGCTTGATGCCATGGTGACCCTGTGTCAGAAGGTCACCGGCTTTCCGCCGGAGCGGGTCATGGGGCAGGCCGGGGTGCTTGATTCCGCCCGTTTTGTTTCCTTTATTGCGTGGGAACTCGGTGTTTCCATTAAAGACGTGACGGCAATGACCCTTGGTGGTCACGGCGATACCATGGTGCCGCTGGTGCGTTATGCCAGTGTGCAGGGGATCCCGGTCATGGAACTCCTTGAGCAGAAGTACGGCAGTGCCGCCAAGGCTCAGGAAGTGATGGACGCCATGGTTGCCCGGACCAAAGATGCCGGTGGCGAGGTTGTGCGTCTGCTCAAGACGGGCAGCGCTTTCTACAGCCCGGCTTCATCGGCGATTGCCATGGCGAGCGCGATCCTCAAAGATCAAAAACGCGTACTGCCGGTTTGTGCACTGCTGCAAGGCGAATTCGGGGTTAACGGTTTTTACGTTGGAGTCCCCTGTGTGCTGGGTGCCGGTGGCGTTGAGAAGATCCTTGAGTTCAAACTCGATGCGACCGAGCAGGCTCAATTTGATCATTCGGTTGCCGCAGTTAAAGAGCTTGTTGGAAGCATGAATTTGTGA
- a CDS encoding LysM peptidoglycan-binding domain-containing protein has product MKNQRNAVGRTFCDASKVKVKIIFSSIFLFLLSLCAGCSGTVAPPPQPRDTTPVAAPSAEEGSPVVASLDPASQQPPPSLPEMEMSADREVATAAPPRTGAVTQLPVDTSPASSVVERRTELLTKAYVVKAGETLWTIAAEPELYGDALLWSLLYQANRDQIKDPRTIYPGQVLSVPRNLSVEELEAAREWARKSEVFPVHNGTTRSP; this is encoded by the coding sequence ATGAAAAACCAGCGTAACGCAGTAGGGCGGACTTTTTGCGATGCCAGTAAGGTTAAAGTGAAAATTATTTTCTCTAGTATATTTTTGTTTCTGCTTTCACTTTGCGCCGGTTGCTCGGGTACCGTTGCACCTCCACCGCAGCCGCGTGATACCACCCCGGTTGCTGCACCCTCTGCTGAAGAGGGCTCGCCGGTTGTTGCGTCGCTCGACCCTGCTTCGCAGCAGCCCCCTCCCTCATTACCGGAGATGGAGATGTCAGCAGATCGGGAGGTGGCGACAGCTGCTCCCCCCCGAACCGGGGCCGTGACTCAATTGCCCGTTGACACGAGTCCGGCTTCATCCGTTGTCGAACGCCGCACTGAACTGCTCACCAAAGCCTATGTTGTCAAGGCGGGCGAAACGTTGTGGACGATTGCTGCCGAGCCTGAACTGTACGGTGATGCCCTGCTCTGGTCATTACTGTATCAGGCAAACCGCGATCAAATCAAAGATCCTCGCACCATCTATCCCGGACAAGTTCTCAGCGTGCCACGCAACCTTTCGGTTGAAGAACTCGAAGCGGCGCGCGAGTGGGCACGTAAATCTGAAGTTTTCCCGGTTCATAACGGCACGACCAGATCCCCTTGA
- a CDS encoding 4Fe-4S binding protein produces MSSPKAKLEIIERYCKGCSICVEFCPTKVLAMDAFVVKVENPEACIACMQCELRCPDFAIKVHKL; encoded by the coding sequence ATGAGCAGTCCTAAAGCTAAACTGGAAATTATTGAACGCTACTGTAAAGGGTGCAGCATTTGTGTTGAATTCTGCCCCACTAAGGTGTTGGCAATGGATGCTTTCGTGGTCAAGGTTGAGAACCCCGAAGCGTGTATCGCTTGCATGCAGTGCGAACTGCGGTGTCCCGATTTTGCCATTAAAGTCCACAAGCTGTAA